From a region of the Actinomadura luzonensis genome:
- the rplW gene encoding 50S ribosomal protein L23: MEKIADPRDIIIKPVVSEKSYGLIDENNKYTFLVKKTANKTQVKIAVEQIFGVKVTSVNTINRQGKRKRTRTGYGKRPDTKRAIVSLVEGDRIDIFGQIG, encoded by the coding sequence ATGGAGAAGATCGCCGACCCGCGCGACATCATCATCAAGCCGGTCGTCTCCGAGAAGAGCTACGGCCTGATCGATGAGAACAACAAGTACACGTTCCTGGTGAAGAAGACCGCGAACAAGACCCAGGTCAAGATCGCCGTCGAGCAGATCTTCGGGGTCAAGGTCACCAGCGTGAACACGATCAACCGGCAGGGCAAGCGCAAGCGCACCCGCACCGGCTACGGCAAGCGTCCCGACACCAAGCGCGCGATCGTGAGCCTGGTCGAGGGCGATCGGATCGACATCTTCGGTCAGATCGGCTAG